The sequence below is a genomic window from Shinella zoogloeoides.
CTGCCGAAACCTGCTGCAAGGAAACGCGCCGGCCGGTCGGCAATCGCTGGGATTGCACGGGGATAGCCCGTACCATTGCCATCGCAATGTCGGCAAGATGCGCCGGCTCGCTGGGGAATTTGAGCTGGTGGGGGCGACGCGCCCGAAAGCGCGCCGCCGGTTGCTCTACTGCGCCGGGGCGCCTTCGAGGCCGACCAGGGCGATCTTGCCATAGCCGGCGCCGCGCAGGAGGTTCATGACGTCCATGACGTTGCCGTAGTCGACGGCCTTGTCGGCGCGCAACAGGATGCGCGCATCCTTGTTGCCCTCGGTCACGGCGTCGAGCTCGGGGCCGAAATTGTCGCGGGCGATCGTGCCGTTGCCGATCGAGACCGTGAGGTCCTTCTTCAACGTCATGAAGACCGGCTTGTCCTCGCGCGGCGTCGGCTGGGCGACGGAGGAGGGCAGGTCGACATTGATGTCGACGGTGGCGAGCGGCGCGGCCACCATGAAGATGATCAGCAGCACCAGCATGACGTCGATGAACGGCGTCACGTTGATTTCGCTGTTTTCCTCGAGGTCGTCGCCGCCGCCTTCCTTGATCTTGCTGGCCATCGGCTCACCCGATCTTCACGACGGCCGCGCGCTCGGCGCGCTGCGCGGGGTGGCGCTGGGCGCGGCGCACGTCGAGGTCGCGGCTGGCGAGCCGCTCGATGGCGGCCGAGGCATCGGCGAGGTTCTGGCGGTAGCCGGTGATGGCGCGGGCGAGGAAGTTGTAGATCACGACGGCGGGAATCGCGGCGACGAGGCCGATTGCCGTTGCAAGCAGCGCTTCCGCGATGCCGGGTGCGACAATGGCAAGGTTTGTGGTCTGTGCTTTCGAAATGCCGATGAACGAGTTCATGATGCCCCAGACGGTGCCGAACAGGCCGACGAAGGGCGCGGTGGAGCCGATCGTGGCAAGCAGACCCGTGCCCTTGGCGATGCGGCGGCCGGCGTGCACTTCCATGCGGGTGAGGCGGGAGGCGATGCGTTCCTTGACGCCGCCGTCGGATACATGGTCGAGCACCGCTTCGGAGGCATCCATTTCATCGCGCGCGGCGCTGATCATGCGGGCGACCACGCCGCGGTTGCGGCCGAGGGCCTCCTGGCCGTCCTCGAGGCCTCTAGCGGCGATGAGGCGGCGGACGGCCTGGCTTGCCGAGCGCTGGGCGCCGCCGAGTTCGGCGATCTTCACCAGGAGGACCGTCCAGGTGACGACGGAGGCGAAGGCAAGGCCGATCATCACGCCCTTGACGACGATGTCGGCCGCCATGAACATGCCCCAGGGCGAAAGGTCGTGCGGCAGGCCGGCCTGGCGTTCGTCCGCGGCAGCCGCGCCGTCGTCGAGCGCGTCGAGTTCGGTCGCCTCTTCGCCGTCAGGAGTGGCGCCGGCGTCCGTGCCGGTCACGGCGTTTGTCGAATTGTCGGTGGAGCCTTCGCTCGCCGTGGGGCGACCGGTCGTTTCCGTTGTGGTTGTGGTCGTCGTCGTGGCGGCGCCTGTGCTGGTGCCGGTCGACTGGCCGGCTTCCGGCTGGCTGTCCGTCTGGGTCGAAGGGGCCTGCGCCGAAACGGCGTGCGGGGCGGCGAGCGCCATCAGGATGATCGCGGATAGCAGTCGAAACCGTTTCAGCACGGCGTATTCCTCTTGCATGTCTCAGTTCAAGCGAAGCCCGTTTCATGGAAGCGGGCAGGGTGCGGACGCCGGGCGTCCCTAAAACCTGAGTGCTCAATACGACATTCTATATGGGGCAGGCAACAATATGTTGAGTAATTTATTCATGATAAGGGGCGGAATTTCCAGCAAGCATGACGGCCTGGCGACTAGGACGCGGTTTTTGCGCGCAACCGGCCGCCGCCTATGGACACCCGCCCCGAAAGCGCACTAAGAGAATTGCAACGCATCCGGCATGGCCGGGCCTTTGCGCCGGTCTTCGCCGTTTTATTCCAAGGGCTAGAGATGATTGACTACAAAGCAGCGCGCACGAAGATGGTGGACAACCAGATCCGTACGACGGATGTGACGTCGCACGAGGTGCTCGACGCCTTCCTGACTGTCCCGCGTGAAGAGTTCGTGCCCGCGGCGGTGAAGCCGCTCGCCTATATCGACGACGACAGCCAGGTCGCGCCCGGCCGCTACCTGATGGAGCCGTCCCCGCTCGCCAAGCTGGTCCAACTCGCCGAGATCGCCACGAGCGATGTTGTGCTGGAAGTCGGCTGTGCCACCGGTTACGCCTCCGCCGTTCTGTCCAGGCTCGGCAGCTCGGTCGTCGCGCTCGAAAGCGATGCCGATCTTTCCGCCGTCGCGACGGAAACGCTCGCCCGCCTCGGCTATGACAATGTCGCGGTCGTGACCGGTGATCTCGAAGCCGGCTACGCGCCGGAAGCGCCCTATGACGTGATCTTCGTGCACGGCGCCGTCGAATTCGTTCCGGAAGCGCTTTTCGCGCAACTTCGCGACGGCGGTCGTCTCGTTGTCGTCGAGGGCTACGGCAATGCCTCGCAGGCGCGCCTCTACATCAAGGAAAGCGGCCGCGTCGCCGAACGCAACGCCTTCAACACCGCCGTCAAGCCGCTGCCCGGCTTCCGCAAGGCGAAGGAATTCGTTTTCTGACAGCGCTTCTGGAGAATTGAGTGCTTCAAAGGCCCGTCGCATCACGCGGCGGGCCTTTTGCGTGGGGTGCCTGCGCGGCCCGTCTCCCCAGACCTCGCCGCTTGGCATGGCAAACAAATCTGTGCATCACTGGGAACACATGATTCGCGGCGATTTAGTTCGCTGCCGGACTCGCCTAGGGTTTTCCGGATGTCGGGCACGCCTCTTGCGGCAGGCTGCGGACGCCGCAGAGAACGGGGATAGAAATGGCTCAGCCAAATGTAGCGCGTGAACCGTCCATGGATGAAATCCTGGCGTCGATCCGCAAGATCATCGAAAACAACGAAGCCCAGCCGGACCTTGCGCCCGACGCCGGAGACGACGAGGGCTTCGACATAACCGCCGAGAGCCATTCGAGCCTGCTGGACCACCCTGCGGTGGTCGAGCAGTTCCATGCGGAAGAGCAGCGTTCCGTCATCCAGCCGCTTCCGCGCGTGGAGCCTGCACAGGGCGGTCAGCCGGCGATGTCGCTGGCCGATGTCGCCGCGCGTGTGCGCGCCGCTTCGGAGCGCCACGTCGCAGCCAACCGGGAAACCGTCGAGCGCGAGCCTGTCGCGGTCGAGCCGGTACAGGCCGTCGCGCGCGAAGAAAGCCCGCTTATGGCGGCGAATGCGGTCGCTGTAGAGCCGGTGGAAAAGGTCGAGGTTGTTGCCGAGAAGGAAGTCGCCGGGCGGGTTCAGGTCGCCGAGGTGCCGCCAGCCGCCAGCCGCGACATCGCCGCGCTCGTTTCGCCGGCGGTGAGCGAGCGCGTCGCGCAGTCCTTCGGCGCGCTGGCCGAGGCGATGGATGCCGGGCCGCGCCGCTCCTTCGACGAGATCGCCGAAGAGATGATGCGCCCGATGCTGCAGGAGTGGCTTGACGATAACCTGCCGACGCTTGTCGAGCGGCTGGTGCGCGAAGAGATCGAACGGGTGGCGCGCGGCCCGCGCCGCTGACCGACGCCGTCATTCTTTAACGAAAAGATGATTTGAGCCGCGCCGGACCCCCGGTGCGGCTTTTCTTCTGATATTGTTGACTCCATGCCGGCCATCCGGTTTACAAAACCCACCGATAAACAGCAGGCCACGCACGAAAATGCTTGAAAAAAACTATGATTCCGCAGCGGTCGAGCCGCGCATCGCCAAGACATGGGAAGATGCGGATGCATTCCGCGCAGGCGAGGGCGCAAAGCCCGGCGCCGGGACCTTCACCATCGTGATCCCGCCGCCGAACGTGACGGGCTCGCTGCATATGGGCCATGCGCTCAACAACACGCTGCAGGACATCATGGTCCGCTTCGAGCGCATGCGCGGCAAGGACGTGCTGTGGCAGCCGGGCATGGACCATGCCGGCATCGCGACCCAGATGGTCGTCGAGCGCAAGCTTGCGGCCGAGAAGCTCCCCGGACGGCGCGAGATGGGCCGCGACGCCTTCGTCGAGAAGGTCTGGGAGTGGAAGGCGGAATCCGGCGGCCTGATCTTCAACCAGCTGAAGCGCCTCGGCGCGTCCTGCGACTGGTCGCGCGAGCGCTTCACCATGGACGAGGGCCTGTCCGAGGCCGTGCTCGAAGTCTTCGTCTCGCTCTACAAGGAAGGTCTGATCTATCGCGGCAAGCGTCTCGTCAACTGGGATCCGAAGTTCGAGACGGCGATCTCCGATCTCGAAGTCGAGAACCGGGAAGCCGACGGCCATATGTGGCATTTCAAGTACCCGCTCGCCGACGGGGCGACCTACACCTACGTCGAGAAGGATGCCGACGGCAACGTCGTCTTCCAGGAAGAGCGCGACTACATTTCGATCGCCACCACGCGTCCCGAGACGATGCTCGGCGACGGTGCGGTCGCCGTTCATCCCACGGACGAGCGCTATGCGCCGATCGTCGGAAAGCTCTGCGAGATCCCGGTCGGCCCGAAAGAACATCGCCGCCTCATCCCGATCATTACCGACGAATACCCGGAGAAGGATTTCGGTTCCGGTGCGGTCAAGATCACCGGCGCGCATGACTTCAACGACTATCAGGTCGCCCGCCGTAACAATATCCCGCTCTACCGGCTGATGGACACGCGAGCCTCGATGCGCGCGGATGGCGAGCCCTATGCCGTCTACGCGGCGCAGGCGCTGGAGATCGCCAAGTCCGGCGATGTCCCCGGTGAGGCCGAGGTCGACGACATTAACCTCGTCCCCGACGAATATCGCGGCCTCGATCGCTACGAGGCCCGCAAGCGCATCGTCGAGGCTATCAACGCCGAGGGGCTGGCGGTCACCGTCAAGGATGCGGAAGGCAACGACATTCCCTATGTCGAGAACAAAAAGGTCATGCAGCCGTTCGGCGACCGCTCCGGCGTCGTCATCGAGCCGATGCTGACTGACCAGTGGTTCGCCGACGCCGCCACGCTGGCCAAGCCCGCGATTGCCTCCGTCCGCGAGGGCCGCACCAATTTCGTTCCGAAGAACTGGGAAAAGACCTACTTCGAATGGATGGAGAATATCGAGCCGTGGTGCATCTCGCGCCAGCTCTGGTGGGGTCACCAGATCCCGGCCTGGTACGGCCCGGACGGCCAGGTCTTCGTCGAGAAGACCGAGGAAGAGGCGCTGCACGCCGCCATTCAGCACTACATCGCCCATGAAGGTCCGTGGAAGGCCTGGGTCGAGGAGAAGCTGGAGAACTTCGCGCCGGGTGAAATCCTGACGCGCGACGAGGACGTGCTCGACACCTGGTTCTCCTCCGCGCTCTGGCCGTTCTCGACGCTCGGCTGGCCGGAGCAGACGCCGGAACTGGATAAGTACTACCAGACCGACGTTCTCGTCACCGGCTTCGACATCATCTTCTTCTGGGTCGCCCGCATGATGATGATGGGCCTGCACTTCATGAAGGACGAGGCCGGCAATCCGGTCGAGCCGTTCCACACCGTCTATGTCCATGCCCTGGTGCGCGACAAGAACGGGCAGAAGATGTCGAAGTCGAAGGGCAACGTCATCGACCCGCTCGAACTGATCGACGAATACGGCGCAGATGCGCTGCGCTTCACGCTGGCCATCATGGCCGCGCAGGGCCGTGATGTGAAGCTCGACCCGGCCCGCATCGCCGGCTACCGCAACTTCGGCACCAAGCTGTGGAACGCCACGCGCTTTGCCGAGATGAACGGCGTGAAGAGCGATCCGCATTTCGTGCCGGAAACGGCCTCGCTGACGATCAACCGCTGGATCCTGACAGAACTCGCCCGCACCGCCCGCGACGTCACCGAGGCGATCGAGACCTACCGCTTCAACGACGCTGCCGGCACGCTCTACCGGTTCGTCTGGAACCAGTTCTGTGACTGGTATCTGGAACTGCTGAAGCCGGTCTTCATTGGCGAAGACGAGGCCGCAAAGGCGGAATCGCAGGCCTGCGCGGCTTACGTTCTGGAGGAGATCTACAAGCTCCTGCATCCATTCATGCCCTTCATGACGGAAGAGCTGTGGGCGCACACGGCCGGCGAGGGCAAGTCGCGGGAAAGCCTCATCTGCCATGCCGAATGGCCGTCGCCGGCCTATGCGGACGATGCGGCCGCCGACGAGATCAACTGGCTGATCGATCTTGTCTCCGGCATCCGCTCGGTGCGCGCCGAAATGAACGTGCCGCCGAGCGCGACCGCCCCGCTCGTCATGGTCGGTGCCAATGCGCAGACCAAGGCGCGGCTTGCGGTGCACGACTCGGCGATCCGCCGTCTCGCCCGCGTCGAGATTATCCGTCTCGAGGATGCGGCTCCCAAGGGTGCGGCGCAGATCGTCATCGGGGAGGCGACCGCCTGCCTGCCGCTCGGCAACCTGATCGATCTTGCGGCCGAAAAGGCCCGCCTCGAAAAGGCGATCGACAAGGCGAAGGCCGAAGCCGCCCGCATCGAGAGCAAGCTTTCGAACGAGAAGTTCGTTGCCAATGCCAAGCCCGAGGTGGTCGAGGCCGAACGGGCGCGCATGGCCGAACTCGATCAGCAGCTTGCCAGCCTCTCGGTCGCGTTGACCCGCGTCAGCGAAGCCGGCTGATTCTCTCGATCGTCATTGCCGGGACCTGAAAACCGCGCCGGCAGCTCCGGCGCGGTTTTCTATTCGTCGGTCGGCCCGCAAAACTTCGGCTGTGTTCAAAATGTGACATAGTGGCAGGGTAACGAAAAATTTATCTCTTCAGGAGCACCATTCGCCCCATGCATGAGAATGCTGTTTCTCTCAGCTGCATTGCTGAGGGGCTTCAGAAAAATCTTACGTAATTTAATGACCGGCCACCGGAAATCATCGGCAAAAACTGGGGTTTGCCAAGCCGGCACTAGTCTTCGATAGTCATTCTTGGAGAAGCGCGGGACGGAGGCAGCTGTCGGCCGCGCGACATGCTCGCAGGGGAGGATTGAATGCGTAAGAAGAATTTCAGCGTCGGGGCGGTTGCGGCGGTCACGCTTTTGACGGCCACGGCAGCTCATGCGGGCGGTCTGGAACGTGCCGGCTACAATATCGATCTGCTGTTCGAACCGTCGGGCTACGCCATCGAGACGGGCGTGACCTACGTCAACCCGCAGCGCAAGCTGAACAATGTTCGCGATACAAATCCGGCCGATGGCACCAATGCCGGTCGTCCGAGCAACGCCATCGATGCGACGGAAGGCTACTGGGTTCCGCGCATTGGTTTCAAGGCCGGTCTCGGCGATGCAGTCGACTGCATGTTCGATTATTCGCAGCCGTGGGGCGCGCACCTTAATCAGGGCAGAAACTGGGTCGGCGCGAACGAAAATATCGAAACCAAGATCAAGAGCGACAACTACGCGGCAACCTGCTCGTATTCCTTTGATGCCGGCCCGGGCCAGTTGCGTATTATTGGTGGCGGCTTCTATCAGGAGCTTTCAGGGTTTCAGGAGCGCCTGGCGGCAGAATTGCCGGCCTTTCTGGGGACGGGCATAGGCCGTCTGGATTTGAAGGGTGATGGCTGGGGCTGGCGCGCCGGCGTGGCTTACGAAATCGAAGAATATGCCCTGCGTACGAGCCTCGTTTACAACAGCGCCGTCGATCTCGACAATATTACAGGTACCCTGAATCTGACTGGCGTTCCCTCCATCGTGAACCCTCTCAACCCGCTACTTGGCCGTACAACACCCGTGTTCGGCGCAGCTACCATGCCTGACTCGCTTGAGTTCAAGTTTCAGACCGGCGTTGCTCCGGGCTGGTTGGTCTTCGGCGGCGTGAAGTGGACCGACTGGAGCCAGTTGCAGAGCCTCCCGTTCTGCCCGGAATCGACGAGGGCTGTGGCTTGCCGCACGCGCGGCGCAACGGAAGCGACATCGCTCGACCTCTTCTATCGCGACGGTTGGACGATTTCCGGTGGTGTCGGCCACAAGTTCAATGAACAGTGGAGCGGTGCCCTTAGCCTGACTTGGGACCGCGGCGTCTCTACGGGTCTTGGAACCCATTCTGATACCTGGACACTTGGCGCTGGCGTTTCATATGCGCCGACCGAAAACGTTGAGTTTCGTGTCGCTGGCGCCCTCGGCGTGCTGACGAGTGGCTCGTCGGGCCCTGTCGTACGCGATGGCCAGACCTTCGGTCGCGCGAGCTACGATTTCGACAACGACCTCGTTTCCGCAATCTCGACCTCCCTCAAGGTTAAGTTCTGATCGGCGGACCTTAAAAACGATCAGAATCGGGCCCGGCGTCATCGCCGGGCCCTTTTTCTTGGTTAACGTTTCCTTGCCTTCGATAGCGCTTGATGGGGAAATCACAGCAACGCCTGAAAATATGTGACGGAATCGCAACACATTATTTTCCAGAGTTTGCTACACCCATAGGCAAGCGACGAAATGTCCATTTCCCGCCACAAACGGGGCGCAGCGATAGGGGCATCAAGACGCGTGGAACCGCGCCAAAGGAAACGAT
It includes:
- the exbD gene encoding TonB system transport protein ExbD is translated as MASKIKEGGGDDLEENSEINVTPFIDVMLVLLIIFMVAAPLATVDINVDLPSSVAQPTPREDKPVFMTLKKDLTVSIGNGTIARDNFGPELDAVTEGNKDARILLRADKAVDYGNVMDVMNLLRGAGYGKIALVGLEGAPAQ
- the exbB gene encoding tonB-system energizer ExbB; translation: MLKRFRLLSAIILMALAAPHAVSAQAPSTQTDSQPEAGQSTGTSTGAATTTTTTTTETTGRPTASEGSTDNSTNAVTGTDAGATPDGEEATELDALDDGAAAADERQAGLPHDLSPWGMFMAADIVVKGVMIGLAFASVVTWTVLLVKIAELGGAQRSASQAVRRLIAARGLEDGQEALGRNRGVVARMISAARDEMDASEAVLDHVSDGGVKERIASRLTRMEVHAGRRIAKGTGLLATIGSTAPFVGLFGTVWGIMNSFIGISKAQTTNLAIVAPGIAEALLATAIGLVAAIPAVVIYNFLARAITGYRQNLADASAAIERLASRDLDVRRAQRHPAQRAERAAVVKIG
- a CDS encoding protein-L-isoaspartate O-methyltransferase family protein, with the protein product MDYKAARTKMVDNQIRTTDVTSHEVLDAFLTVPREEFVPAAVKPLAYIDDDSQVAPGRYLMEPSPLAKLVQLAEIATSDVVLEVGCATGYASAVLSRLGSSVVALESDADLSAVATETLARLGYDNVAVVTGDLEAGYAPEAPYDVIFVHGAVEFVPEALFAQLRDGGRLVVVEGYGNASQARLYIKESGRVAERNAFNTAVKPLPGFRKAKEFVF
- a CDS encoding PopZ family protein gives rise to the protein MAQPNVAREPSMDEILASIRKIIENNEAQPDLAPDAGDDEGFDITAESHSSLLDHPAVVEQFHAEEQRSVIQPLPRVEPAQGGQPAMSLADVAARVRAASERHVAANRETVEREPVAVEPVQAVAREESPLMAANAVAVEPVEKVEVVAEKEVAGRVQVAEVPPAASRDIAALVSPAVSERVAQSFGALAEAMDAGPRRSFDEIAEEMMRPMLQEWLDDNLPTLVERLVREEIERVARGPRR
- a CDS encoding valine--tRNA ligase translates to MLEKNYDSAAVEPRIAKTWEDADAFRAGEGAKPGAGTFTIVIPPPNVTGSLHMGHALNNTLQDIMVRFERMRGKDVLWQPGMDHAGIATQMVVERKLAAEKLPGRREMGRDAFVEKVWEWKAESGGLIFNQLKRLGASCDWSRERFTMDEGLSEAVLEVFVSLYKEGLIYRGKRLVNWDPKFETAISDLEVENREADGHMWHFKYPLADGATYTYVEKDADGNVVFQEERDYISIATTRPETMLGDGAVAVHPTDERYAPIVGKLCEIPVGPKEHRRLIPIITDEYPEKDFGSGAVKITGAHDFNDYQVARRNNIPLYRLMDTRASMRADGEPYAVYAAQALEIAKSGDVPGEAEVDDINLVPDEYRGLDRYEARKRIVEAINAEGLAVTVKDAEGNDIPYVENKKVMQPFGDRSGVVIEPMLTDQWFADAATLAKPAIASVREGRTNFVPKNWEKTYFEWMENIEPWCISRQLWWGHQIPAWYGPDGQVFVEKTEEEALHAAIQHYIAHEGPWKAWVEEKLENFAPGEILTRDEDVLDTWFSSALWPFSTLGWPEQTPELDKYYQTDVLVTGFDIIFFWVARMMMMGLHFMKDEAGNPVEPFHTVYVHALVRDKNGQKMSKSKGNVIDPLELIDEYGADALRFTLAIMAAQGRDVKLDPARIAGYRNFGTKLWNATRFAEMNGVKSDPHFVPETASLTINRWILTELARTARDVTEAIETYRFNDAAGTLYRFVWNQFCDWYLELLKPVFIGEDEAAKAESQACAAYVLEEIYKLLHPFMPFMTEELWAHTAGEGKSRESLICHAEWPSPAYADDAAADEINWLIDLVSGIRSVRAEMNVPPSATAPLVMVGANAQTKARLAVHDSAIRRLARVEIIRLEDAAPKGAAQIVIGEATACLPLGNLIDLAAEKARLEKAIDKAKAEAARIESKLSNEKFVANAKPEVVEAERARMAELDQQLASLSVALTRVSEAG
- a CDS encoding OmpP1/FadL family transporter yields the protein MRKKNFSVGAVAAVTLLTATAAHAGGLERAGYNIDLLFEPSGYAIETGVTYVNPQRKLNNVRDTNPADGTNAGRPSNAIDATEGYWVPRIGFKAGLGDAVDCMFDYSQPWGAHLNQGRNWVGANENIETKIKSDNYAATCSYSFDAGPGQLRIIGGGFYQELSGFQERLAAELPAFLGTGIGRLDLKGDGWGWRAGVAYEIEEYALRTSLVYNSAVDLDNITGTLNLTGVPSIVNPLNPLLGRTTPVFGAATMPDSLEFKFQTGVAPGWLVFGGVKWTDWSQLQSLPFCPESTRAVACRTRGATEATSLDLFYRDGWTISGGVGHKFNEQWSGALSLTWDRGVSTGLGTHSDTWTLGAGVSYAPTENVEFRVAGALGVLTSGSSGPVVRDGQTFGRASYDFDNDLVSAISTSLKVKF